In Fibrobacter sp., the sequence AGACCACGGATTCAATGCCCTTGGACTTTGCGACTTCAGCAATCAAGAGACCGAGCTGCTTGCTCTGTTCGGACTTGGTCATTTCGCCATACTTAGCCTGGAATTCCTTGGAAGTAGTGGTGAGCTGAACAAGAGACTTGTTGTTGACGTCGTCGATGATCTGGGCAACCATGTGAGACAGAGAACGGCGAACAGCCAAACGAGGGCTTTCTGCAGTTCCGACAACAGACTTGCGTACGCGTTCATGGCGTGCGATTCTGGACTGGATTCTTTTTTTAGCAATTGCAGTCATAATTTACCCTTATTTACCTGTCTTCTTACCCTGCTTGCGACGGACAATTTCGCCTTCGTACTTAATGCCCTTGCCCTTATACGGTTCAGGACGACGGTACTTGCGAATTTCTGCTGCAGCCTGGCCAACCTTCTGCTTATCGATGCCGGAGATGGAGATCTTCAGCGGATCAACAGCCTTCAGTTCAACGCCTTCCGGTGCCTTGTAGATAACCGGATGAGAGAAACCGAGAACGAGGTTGAGGTCCTTGCCCTTCTGTTCAACACGGTAGCCAACGCCAACGATTTCGAGAGTCTTCTGGAAACCCTTGGTCACGCCTTCGACCATGTTAGCAACGAGAGCACGGGTGGTGCCATGAATTGCACGAGAGAACTTCTGGTCATCCGGACGAGTGAAGGAGAGCTTGTCGCCATCGAGATTGATCTTGATCAATTCGTGAACGTCGACTTCGAGCTTGCCCTTCGGGCCTTCGACCTTGATGTTCTGACCATTGACGGCGATTTTAACGCCAGCCGGGATGTTGATAATAGCTTTACCGATACGGGACATCTTTACCAAACCTTTGCGATGACTTCACCGCCCACATTTTCCTTGCGAGCTTCGTGGTCAGTCATGACGCCTTTAGAGGTGGAGATGATAGCATAACCGAGGCCATTGCGAACACGCGGGAGCTTAGCTGCGTCAACATAGTGACGAAGACCCGGCGTAGAAACGCGCTGAATGCCCTGGATAGCGGATTCACCGTTAGTGTAGCGGAGGAGGACCTTGAGGATGCCCTGCTTACCGTCTTCAACTACGACGAACTTCTTAATGAAACCTTTTTCCTGCAACACGCGAGCGATTTCACGCTTCAGGTTGCTGGCAGGAATGTCCACCACGGGGAGCTTTGCCGTAGAGGCATTGCGGATACGGGTGAGCATATCGGCGATAGGATCTGTCATTGCCATGAGTATACTCTCCTTACCAAGACGACTTAGTGATACCGGGGATTTCGCCGGCGAGTGCCATTTCGCGGAAGCAAATACGGCAAAGGCCAAAGCGGCGCATAAAGGCGTGCGGCCTACCGCAACGCTTGCAACGGTTGTACCCACGAACGGTATACTTCGGAGTACGCTTGCATTTTTCAATCATTCTTGTGCTTGCCATGGTATTACCTTACTTGCGGAAGGGGAGTCCAAGTTCTTCGAGCAGTGCACGGCCTTCTTCGTCGGTCTTTGCAGAGGTAACGAAGGAGATGTCCATACCGAAAGTACGAGAGATCTTGTCGATGTCGATTTCGACGAAGATGGTCTGTTCCTTAATGCCCAGGGTGAAGTTACCCATGCCATCAAAGCCACGACGTGCGAGACCACGGAAGTCACGGACACGCGGGAGGTTGATGTTGATAAAGCGATAGAGGAAGTCCCACATGTTGTCACCATGGAGAGTTACCTTAGCACCGATACCGATACCTTCACGGAGGTGGAAGTTAGCGATAGCCTTCTTAGCGTTGGTAACTACAGCCTTCTGACCAGTGATAGCGGTCAGGGTATCAGCAGCTTCGTCAAGAATCTTGCGGTTCTGAGCAGCTGCGCCAACACCCATGTTGACGACGATCTTCTGGAGACGGGGAATTTCCATCACGTTCTTGTATGCAAACTTCTGCTGCAAGGCCGGGACGACTTTTTCGAGATAGAATTGCTTCATCTGGTTCATAGTTATACCGCCTTACCGGTTTTGACACTCACGCGGACAGCCTTCTTACCGGCTTCACGAACGATGCGAGTGCGAACAGGAGTGTTGCCTTCGAGGAGCATCACGTTGGAAATGTCGATCGGCAATTCCTTTTCAATGATGCCACCAGTCTGGTTGGTCTGGCTCGGCTTTTCGTGACGCTTGCAAACGTTG encodes:
- the rplX gene encoding 50S ribosomal protein L24, with protein sequence MANIKKNDNVKVISGANKGKTGTVISVKGGKVTVSGVNVCKRHEKPSQTNQTGGIIEKELPIDISNVMLLEGNTPVRTRIVREAGKKAVRVSVKTGKAV
- the rplF gene encoding 50S ribosomal protein L6, with protein sequence MSRIGKAIINIPAGVKIAVNGQNIKVEGPKGKLEVDVHELIKINLDGDKLSFTRPDDQKFSRAIHGTTRALVANMVEGVTKGFQKTLEIVGVGYRVEQKGKDLNLVLGFSHPVIYKAPEGVELKAVDPLKISISGIDKQKVGQAAAEIRKYRRPEPYKGKGIKYEGEIVRRKQGKKTGK
- the rplE gene encoding 50S ribosomal protein L5, whose translation is MNQMKQFYLEKVVPALQQKFAYKNVMEIPRLQKIVVNMGVGAAAQNRKILDEAADTLTAITGQKAVVTNAKKAIANFHLREGIGIGAKVTLHGDNMWDFLYRFININLPRVRDFRGLARRGFDGMGNFTLGIKEQTIFVEIDIDKISRTFGMDISFVTSAKTDEEGRALLEELGLPFRK
- the rpsH gene encoding 30S ribosomal protein S8, whose translation is MAMTDPIADMLTRIRNASTAKLPVVDIPASNLKREIARVLQEKGFIKKFVVVEDGKQGILKVLLRYTNGESAIQGIQRVSTPGLRHYVDAAKLPRVRNGLGYAIISTSKGVMTDHEARKENVGGEVIAKVW
- a CDS encoding type Z 30S ribosomal protein S14; amino-acid sequence: MASTRMIEKCKRTPKYTVRGYNRCKRCGRPHAFMRRFGLCRICFREMALAGEIPGITKSSW
- the rplR gene encoding 50S ribosomal protein L18 — protein: MMTAIAKKRIQSRIARHERVRKSVVGTAESPRLAVRRSLSHMVAQIIDDVNNKSLVQLTTTSKEFQAKYGEMTKSEQSKQLGLLIAEVAKSKGIESVVFDRGGYIYHGRVQALAEGAREGGLKF